From the Finegoldia magna ATCC 29328 genome, the window ATAAATTGAGAGGATACCTAAAATTTAGAAGTTTATGGGATTACTTTATGATATTTGTTAATTGAGTAATTACATCTTCAGATACTGATTTTTCTCCACCAATTACATAAGATTTGTTGAATTTAGTATCTTTGATGAATTGTTCTGTTTTTTGTCCTAATTTGTCTTTGTTAGTAAGAAGGATTGCACCTTTTTGTTTTGCTGAGAATGGTGCTGCAACTAATGCGTCCGCAAAGTTTTCGCCACTTGCTACTACGACAACTTCTTTTGCTCCAGAATATTTTGCAAGAAGAATACTTGTTTCGTATCTGTCAGCTCCGCCAATTCTGTTAACTGTAGCATTGGAGATTTTTTTGATGTTAGCTTTTGTGCTTTCAGATACTGATTTTTCACCACCAGCTATGTTTATTAATGATGCTTTTGATGATTTGATAACATCTTCAACCGATTTGTCGATAGCGTTAACTCTTACTAAAAGTATTGGAGCTTTGTCTTTTTCAGCTGCGTTGTTAAGTGATAATGCATCGGCATAATTTTCACCACTCGCGATTTCCAGTGTTGTTGTCTTATCGTCGATAAGTTTAGCTGAGATTTGTGCACTTGTTTTGTATCTGTCAATTCCTGAAAGTCTGTCAACTTTGAAGTTTCTCTTTTCTAATTCTTTTTTCAATCCTTCATCGACAGATTTTTCTCCACCGATAATAGTGATTTCTTTAGCTTTTAATCTAGCAATTTCACTCATTACTTCTTTACTAATTGAATTAGAAGATACATACAACAAGGATGCGTTGTTTGCTTTTGCAAATGGAGCAGCTGTCAAAACGTCAGAATAATTATCTTGGTTAGCTAATACGACTTTGTTAGTTCCTTCTTTGAACATTTTCTTAGAAACTTCGATAGCTGTTTGTACTCTGTTTTGTCCAGAAATTCTTTGAACATTTTCATTTGTAGTGTTTGCAGTTGATTTTTCGATTTCAACTTGATCAACAACTTTTAATGAATCTGTTTCATAAGTTGTAGCAACTATTGACTTGTCAGTCACTTTAACTTCTGTGAAGTTTGGCTTGTAATGTTGGTCTCTAACTGCCATGTAGTCTTTGAATTCTACTAAATCATAGTGTTTTGAACCTGATGCAGAGTTTGCAGTTAAATATAATTGTCCTTTTGGGTTTACATATTTTGATGGAACTTTACCTTCTTCTTTTGATTTGTCAGTAAAGTTTCTTTCGCTTTCAATTGCTATTCCACCATCCATCATACGACTTCTAGTGTATACGTGGTCGTGACCTGCTACTATTAAATCAATACCGTATTGTTTCATCAATGCTGGATATTCTGCTCTTCTTTTGATAATGTCATCGTCATTCGCATGAGTTGCTGCAGAATAAATAGCGTGGTGGAAGCCAACTACTTTCCATTTGATTTTTTGATTTTTTGTCATTTCAATTGCTTTTTCAATTGTAGCTTTGTGTTCAGCAGTATTCATGTTGTTAGAGTTTAACTGAATGAATAACGTATTATTGTACACGAAATAATAGTTGGAACCTGCTTCTGTTTTCCCTTCAGCTTGAAGGTTAGGAAGTGCAAAGTGTTGTGAATATGAATTTGCTTGCGAATCGTGGTTACCAATTAAAGTTGCAAATGTAATTCCTTTTGCGTTTTCTCTTTCTATATATCCACTGTATTCTAATTCTGATTTAGATGTATATTCGTTGATTTGGTCTCCCAAACTGTACAAGAAACTCATTTGTGGAACTTGTTTTTTGATAGTTCCCAATGCTTTTTCCCATTTGTCTCTGTCTGCGTAGAATTTACCAGCACCAATTTGAGGGTCCCCTGCTAATACAAATGTAAAGTCTCCTTTTGGTTGAGTTGTAAATTCGAAAACTTGAGATTTTTTGCCATTACCATTGTAAACTCTGTACATGTATTTAGTGTTTGGTTTCAAGCTTTTGATATTTACTTGAGAGTTTGACATATCTTTAAGTTCATACAAATCTTTTAAAGCTTGATCTTTCTTATCTTTTTCGATTTTTACTTTTGCGTTTGATTTGTCATTGATATCAAATGTTGTGTTCTTGTCAGAAGTTACAGCTTTGATTTTCGTTGCATTTGAAAAATCTTTTTGATCATTTGCTTCTACGATTTCCAAATAACCTTGTTCTTTACTCTTGCTGTACCAAGTGAAGTTTCTTTCGCTTTGGTCTTTACCTATAGTCAAGATTGGAAATCTTATTTGAGATTCTTCTTGAGTTTGTGTTGCTGTTGTGCTAACATCATTTTTTACATTAGTTTCAGCAAATGTAGTTGTGTATGTAGCTGTTGTAGCTATAGAAAATACCATACCCAGTGCTAATAACGCTTTTGCCGTTTTGTTCATTAATTTTCCCCCTTAAGATTATATATAATTGATGAGAATAATGATGTCACTGGCACCATTATAATCACAACGACCGTACCTATCAGCCCTTTTGTGATTTCCACTGAAAAGAAATCAGAATTTACAAGCTGATTAAAACTTACTCCGTGCGATATCAAAACCATAATCGTCACTAGAGAA encodes:
- a CDS encoding cell wall-binding repeat-containing protein: MNKTAKALLALGMVFSIATTATYTTTFAETNVKNDVSTTATQTQEESQIRFPILTIGKDQSERNFTWYSKSKEQGYLEIVEANDQKDFSNATKIKAVTSDKNTTFDINDKSNAKVKIEKDKKDQALKDLYELKDMSNSQVNIKSLKPNTKYMYRVYNGNGKKSQVFEFTTQPKGDFTFVLAGDPQIGAGKFYADRDKWEKALGTIKKQVPQMSFLYSLGDQINEYTSKSELEYSGYIERENAKGITFATLIGNHDSQANSYSQHFALPNLQAEGKTEAGSNYYFVYNNTLFIQLNSNNMNTAEHKATIEKAIEMTKNQKIKWKVVGFHHAIYSAATHANDDDIIKRRAEYPALMKQYGIDLIVAGHDHVYTRSRMMDGGIAIESERNFTDKSKEEGKVPSKYVNPKGQLYLTANSASGSKHYDLVEFKDYMAVRDQHYKPNFTEVKVTDKSIVATTYETDSLKVVDQVEIEKSTANTTNENVQRISGQNRVQTAIEVSKKMFKEGTNKVVLANQDNYSDVLTAAPFAKANNASLLYVSSNSISKEVMSEIARLKAKEITIIGGEKSVDEGLKKELEKRNFKVDRLSGIDRYKTSAQISAKLIDDKTTTLEIASGENYADALSLNNAAEKDKAPILLVRVNAIDKSVEDVIKSSKASLINIAGGEKSVSESTKANIKKISNATVNRIGGADRYETSILLAKYSGAKEVVVVASGENFADALVAAPFSAKQKGAILLTNKDKLGQKTEQFIKDTKFNKSYVIGGEKSVSEDVITQLTNIIK